In Leptodesmis sichuanensis A121, the following are encoded in one genomic region:
- a CDS encoding helix-turn-helix domain-containing protein, producing MPPKVELHPYLTLQELKVRYRQATSISEARRWQLLHLVAQNWTIKRAAQAVDLNYDYAKEIVRRYNQKGPEAIASRTCQHKVSARSLLTAEQQQELQQLLQQAAADGEEWSGPKVAQWIAEKTGRSHVWPQRGWDYLRRLNNGNQPN from the coding sequence ATGCCACCAAAAGTCGAGCTACATCCCTATCTCACGCTTCAGGAGTTAAAAGTTCGCTATCGTCAGGCGACCAGCATTTCTGAAGCCCGTCGCTGGCAACTGTTGCATTTAGTCGCTCAGAATTGGACGATTAAGCGAGCGGCTCAGGCCGTTGACCTGAACTATGATTACGCTAAGGAAATTGTTCGACGGTACAACCAGAAAGGCCCAGAAGCCATTGCATCTCGTACTTGCCAGCACAAAGTCTCCGCCCGATCGCTGCTCACCGCCGAACAACAACAGGAATTACAACAGCTTCTCCAACAAGCGGCGGCAGATGGCGAGGAATGGTCTGGCCCCAAAGTCGCTCAATGGATCGCCGAAAAAACTGGCCGATCGCACGTCTGGCCCCAGCGCGGTTGGGATTATTTACGACGACTCAATAATGGGAATCAGCCCAATTAG
- a CDS encoding DUF928 domain-containing protein, whose product MVSFRTIKFLTAGVASTVLLTSPGILPVNSANGFGFLGFATPAAAKDPIRYKPPTLPGPVRTAGTGSRTVGCAMDKTATLLPLVPDRHIGQTVSDRPPLLWYVAGAKSVEVTLVQPGVAKPIFEQTVQIHNPGIVQVNFPDNAPALQPGQEYRWSVAVVCNPKRRTQDTAYTQAFIKRLPASARLEQQLAAAKSDQERSRIYAEAGLWYDALATLAKANASDPANESIRADFYSLLHQVGLNEAIANEQALSQLGDEIK is encoded by the coding sequence ATGGTAAGCTTCCGCACTATCAAATTTTTAACCGCAGGGGTTGCTTCCACGGTATTGCTGACCTCTCCTGGTATCCTTCCTGTGAATTCAGCCAATGGCTTCGGATTTTTAGGATTTGCTACCCCCGCTGCGGCTAAAGACCCTATTCGCTATAAACCGCCTACCTTACCTGGCCCAGTTCGTACGGCAGGCACTGGTTCTCGTACCGTAGGCTGTGCTATGGATAAAACGGCTACCCTGCTGCCCCTGGTTCCCGATCGCCATATTGGTCAGACGGTTTCCGATCGTCCTCCATTGTTATGGTATGTAGCTGGAGCGAAGTCTGTAGAAGTGACACTGGTGCAGCCAGGGGTCGCTAAACCCATTTTTGAACAAACGGTGCAAATTCATAACCCCGGAATTGTTCAAGTGAACTTTCCAGATAATGCACCCGCTTTACAGCCTGGTCAGGAATACCGCTGGTCGGTAGCTGTTGTCTGTAATCCCAAACGGCGGACTCAGGACACTGCCTATACTCAGGCATTTATTAAACGGCTCCCCGCTTCTGCCCGATTGGAACAGCAACTGGCTGCTGCCAAATCCGATCAGGAGCGCAGCCGGATTTATGCCGAGGCAGGATTATGGTACGATGCCCTGGCTACTCTGGCTAAAGCCAATGCATCTGATCCGGCGAATGAATCAATTCGAGCAGATTTTTACTCGTTATTGCATCAGGTTGGCCTCAATGAAGCCATCGCCAATGAACAAGCATTGAGTCAGCTTGGCGACGAAATCAAATAG
- a CDS encoding CHASE2 domain-containing protein — protein sequence MNKPWQIPTHRWTGARKRLWESRAVWLTAPIVAGLVLSLRSLGWLQPYSWMALDQFFRSRPAETPDSRIVIVEIAETDLRQLKRWPIDDGTLATALQKIRQKNPTVIGLDLHRDFPIEPGHQSLVEVFKTTSNLIGIEKRGGREDIPVASPPALKALGQVACNDVVMDQDGKIRRGLLYWTSPDGKDCQECLGMRLALDYLATQQVFPEAEAGTGYLKLGKTIFRPFKENDGGYAQADAGGYQTILNFRGASRTFHRISVMDILQDRVPAEMMRDRIVLIGPTAYSIKDLFHTPYSGNSLTTPETMPGVEIQANIASQVISSALENRSGIQVWTVSAEWAWVLLWAFIGAALGWVPRSLRWAIASMMATLGSLVLICYVAFLAGWWIPLIPPALAMMSSAGILTTYIAYLERTERRTIMNIFGRHVTPEIAEAIWRDRNQILRQGRLMGRRMTATVLFTDLKDFSSVSERIPPEHLMSWLNEYMEAMTQVVLEHGGIVDKFIGDSIMAVFGVPIPRTTSAAIAQDAHQAISCAIRMASVLEALNARWDSQSRPTTSMRVGIATGPVVTGSLGGQQRIDYTTIGDCVNVASRLEGYDKTLSPGLCRILISETTYEFVQDQFPIQFIATVQLKGRSQITKIYQILLESSQNTL from the coding sequence ATGAACAAGCCGTGGCAAATTCCTACCCACCGTTGGACAGGAGCGCGGAAACGACTCTGGGAAAGTCGGGCGGTCTGGTTGACGGCTCCCATTGTGGCGGGATTGGTGCTGTCTCTGCGATCGCTGGGCTGGCTACAACCCTATTCCTGGATGGCTCTGGATCAATTTTTCCGCTCCCGTCCCGCAGAAACTCCTGATTCCCGGATTGTGATTGTCGAAATTGCGGAAACGGATCTGCGTCAGTTGAAACGCTGGCCGATCGATGATGGCACGCTAGCCACAGCACTGCAAAAAATCAGACAGAAAAATCCGACGGTTATCGGATTAGACTTACATCGAGACTTTCCCATTGAACCTGGGCATCAATCCCTGGTCGAGGTTTTCAAAACCACGTCGAATCTAATTGGCATTGAAAAACGAGGTGGACGGGAAGACATTCCGGTTGCGTCCCCCCCCGCCTTAAAAGCCCTTGGTCAGGTTGCCTGTAATGACGTTGTCATGGATCAGGACGGCAAAATCCGGCGGGGACTCTTGTACTGGACCAGTCCAGATGGCAAAGATTGTCAAGAATGTTTAGGAATGCGACTGGCTTTGGATTATTTGGCAACCCAACAAGTTTTTCCAGAGGCGGAAGCAGGGACAGGCTACTTAAAGCTGGGAAAAACCATTTTTCGTCCCTTTAAGGAAAACGATGGGGGATACGCTCAGGCGGATGCGGGCGGCTATCAAACCATCTTGAATTTTCGGGGAGCATCCAGAACATTTCATCGCATCTCCGTCATGGATATCCTGCAAGATAGGGTGCCTGCAGAGATGATGCGCGATCGCATTGTGTTAATTGGCCCCACTGCCTATAGCATTAAAGACCTGTTTCACACACCCTACAGTGGTAACTCGCTCACAACTCCAGAAACCATGCCTGGAGTAGAAATTCAGGCCAATATTGCCAGCCAGGTAATCAGTTCAGCATTAGAAAACCGATCGGGGATTCAAGTCTGGACAGTATCGGCAGAGTGGGCCTGGGTTTTGCTGTGGGCTTTTATCGGAGCAGCACTCGGTTGGGTTCCCCGATCGCTGCGCTGGGCGATCGCCAGCATGATGGCCACCCTCGGAAGTTTGGTGCTGATCTGCTATGTCGCCTTTCTGGCTGGATGGTGGATTCCCCTGATCCCACCCGCCCTGGCAATGATGTCCTCTGCTGGCATTCTCACCACCTACATCGCGTATTTAGAACGGACAGAACGGCGTACCATCATGAATATTTTCGGACGGCATGTGACTCCCGAAATTGCTGAAGCTATCTGGCGCGATCGCAACCAGATCCTGCGGCAGGGACGACTGATGGGACGACGGATGACCGCGACCGTACTCTTTACTGACTTAAAAGATTTCAGTTCTGTCTCCGAGCGAATTCCTCCGGAGCACTTAATGTCCTGGCTGAATGAATACATGGAAGCCATGACTCAGGTGGTGCTGGAACATGGTGGCATCGTAGACAAGTTCATTGGAGACTCGATCATGGCCGTGTTTGGAGTGCCAATTCCACGAACCACGTCTGCAGCGATCGCTCAGGATGCCCATCAAGCCATCAGTTGTGCCATTCGTATGGCCTCCGTGTTGGAAGCCTTGAATGCCAGGTGGGACAGTCAGAGCCGCCCAACCACCAGTATGCGGGTGGGGATTGCCACAGGGCCAGTCGTCACCGGAAGCTTAGGCGGCCAACAACGTATCGATTACACTACCATCGGCGATTGTGTGAATGTGGCTTCCCGGTTGGAGGGATACGATAAAACACTCAGTCCCGGTCTCTGCCGAATTTTGATCAGTGAGACTACTTATGAATTTGTGCAGGATCAGTTTCCCATCCAGTTCATCGCCACAGTGCAATTAAAGGGACGATCGCAAATCACGAAAATTTACCAAATCTTGTTGGAATCATCACAAAACACCCTGTAG
- a CDS encoding beta strand repeat-containing protein, translating to MTADGSRPGWDLWLIGGLALGAIAVNPSPLQAQLLPDGTLGAESSAVGAEQLINGLPSNVIGGGAVRGINLFHSFQEFNVGADRGVYFANPAGVSNILTRVTGTNPSNIFGTLGVLGPANLYLINPNGILFGPNASLNVQGSFLATTASGIQLGTTGLFSATSPASSTLVAVEPGALFLNALANQAITNQAALQAGQNLSLISNTITNGGSLQAGQNLTLQGNTVNSSGSLLAPAGGVTVSATAGNATVQTVNAQTATLSASNTLNLFSSQITTTGDLSLTAQNTVQLADTAINPSNLTAGGNLTIQGDQGVVIDSLRNPASLMQTAGSLSVSSPSGAILANGRLTSSGNATLFAGTTLTTTGGQITSTGGNLTLLAGSNLGLTSNQLTAAGTLTIATQGVLQVQDTPITPLTASAGSNLLVQGNQGITMATVNPNSLLQSGSSVELISSNGPVSSTIPISSAAGLSIQSAGNVTFGNFTGPSFRLTTPGTIAVGIIDTSSATGNGGSVSLSAGGNLTATAINSGSTAAVGNGGSVQLTSTGGAVTVANSITSSAANGTAGAIAVQAGSTANLGPVNASSLAVGNGGSVNVTANQDITSQGIDTSSVNGNAGNITLTSRSGNISAALGSLNAFAAQAGGNGGAVTLTARNDLTTGTIRTYGGSLGGGGAIRFTGDGSVLVTPDAILDTSTFGPGAAGNITIAGQSFTLGSNTLVYANSSGTGNSGNIEIQAAATGSITIASGSQVQTAVAASGTGAAGSIDFTAGSITLQPNSGLFTSVDGGDGAGGNVTLTALNGTIAATNSIIDTTTSGAGSAGNVSLTANGIGLVDSTINAAAFGPGRNGNISVSATHNGTVYLSGGSFYADTFPANPGNGGDITIQGGNVTLNNFQLQAPNRGAVNGRNITIDATQQVSLENGSILRTSVEDTGTGWGGTIAIRGASIDLSGNSVIDATTASASSTGIGGNVSLTASDRLSLSQGSQVTTTVKPGGAAAGGNIILSGRTINLDGVRVDADTFGTGSGGNIQLTGPSISLVNGSEVNAKTFSAGSGGNVTVNARNGSLLVTNASKISTTAEGAAGQGGEITVDVDRLNLLNGGQLVSSTSGAGAAGSITINATQGITVSGRNGASSSGLFAQSTGSGAAGNLTLTTPNLLVQDGAEISVATQSSGAAGRLTVSTQQLRVLSHAEISASTEAEGRGGILTVNASDSVLLDNGGRLAARSAGSGAAGSLTIAADRFQVQTGAQATVSSSGSGNAGNLDIAARSVMLDRGGRLAADTVDGNGGNIQLAVREDLTIRNGAEISTASTGRGNAGQIGIRANSLLLNDGGRIVSRSTAQGNAGSITINLRDRLRLSAGEIAASSAQGGGGRIDITARDILLTNSSLISSSVSDGSGGGGNISIRASKIFLAFEDSDILANSQFGDGGTITIGAPVFIADLFATVGRNPGRDFSRFRGNGRVDISASSVSGMSGTVRIPDISFIQYSLNALPEDFVNSDQIVAGSCLTRRNAQRGSFVVTGTGGLARSPYSQMTGRYDIAPVQPVTSPASSSRGPMNHVSPSPSAPSPQTPYLAWKPGDPIQEAQGLITTPDGRVVLGTAPQLTAIMQAQDLVCDFDSSTRK from the coding sequence ATGACAGCCGATGGCAGCAGGCCGGGATGGGACTTATGGCTGATAGGAGGATTGGCTCTGGGGGCGATCGCCGTCAATCCTTCTCCCCTGCAGGCTCAACTTCTGCCCGATGGCACCCTCGGAGCAGAATCGTCTGCTGTCGGGGCCGAACAATTGATTAACGGCCTACCCAGTAACGTCATTGGCGGCGGTGCAGTGCGGGGGATTAACCTGTTCCACAGTTTTCAGGAGTTTAATGTTGGGGCCGATCGGGGCGTTTACTTTGCCAATCCTGCCGGCGTTTCCAACATTCTCACCCGCGTTACAGGCACCAATCCCTCTAACATTTTTGGCACATTGGGTGTACTGGGGCCAGCTAATTTGTACCTGATCAATCCCAATGGCATCCTTTTTGGGCCAAATGCCAGTCTGAATGTACAAGGCTCCTTTCTGGCCACGACGGCAAGCGGCATTCAACTGGGAACTACGGGTCTGTTTAGTGCCACCAGTCCGGCCAGCAGCACTTTAGTCGCCGTTGAACCCGGAGCGTTATTCCTCAATGCCCTGGCAAATCAAGCCATTACCAATCAGGCCGCTCTGCAAGCTGGCCAAAATCTCTCCCTGATCTCCAATACGATTACCAACGGCGGCTCCCTTCAGGCAGGTCAGAATTTAACTTTGCAGGGCAACACTGTCAACAGTAGCGGCTCACTCCTGGCTCCTGCGGGAGGCGTGACGGTTTCTGCCACTGCCGGAAATGCTACGGTACAGACGGTGAACGCTCAGACGGCGACCCTCTCGGCCAGCAATACTCTGAATCTGTTCAGCAGCCAGATCACCACAACGGGTGACTTATCGCTGACTGCCCAAAACACCGTGCAACTGGCAGATACCGCCATTAATCCGAGCAATTTGACAGCAGGCGGCAATCTCACCATTCAGGGCGATCAAGGGGTCGTAATTGACAGCTTAAGGAACCCAGCCAGTCTGATGCAAACGGCGGGTTCCCTATCGGTGAGCAGTCCCAGCGGTGCCATCTTGGCAAATGGACGGTTAACCAGCAGCGGCAATGCGACTCTCTTCGCCGGAACTACCCTGACGACCACGGGAGGGCAGATCACCAGTACCGGGGGAAATCTAACTCTCCTGGCAGGCAGTAACCTGGGGCTGACAAGCAATCAACTGACCGCGGCTGGCACCCTGACGATCGCCACCCAGGGAGTTCTGCAAGTTCAAGACACGCCCATCACCCCATTGACGGCCAGTGCTGGCAGCAATCTGCTGGTGCAGGGCAACCAGGGAATTACGATGGCCACCGTGAATCCGAATAGTCTGCTTCAGAGTGGCAGTAGTGTGGAATTGATTAGCAGCAATGGTCCAGTTTCCAGCACCATTCCCATCAGCAGTGCAGCAGGATTGTCTATTCAAAGTGCAGGCAATGTCACCTTTGGTAACTTCACTGGCCCGTCCTTTCGCCTTACTACCCCTGGCACGATCGCGGTGGGTATTATCGACACCTCCTCGGCCACCGGAAACGGCGGTTCAGTGAGCTTGAGTGCAGGTGGTAATCTGACTGCCACAGCAATTAATAGCGGATCGACGGCAGCCGTGGGCAATGGGGGCAGTGTCCAACTGACCTCTACCGGGGGGGCGGTGACTGTGGCAAACAGCATCACCAGTTCCGCAGCTAATGGGACTGCAGGTGCGATCGCAGTTCAGGCGGGCAGTACAGCGAACCTTGGCCCAGTGAATGCCTCCTCGCTGGCAGTGGGGAATGGGGGATCTGTTAATGTCACGGCCAATCAAGACATTACCAGCCAGGGAATCGATACTTCATCGGTAAATGGCAACGCAGGCAACATTACCCTCACCAGTCGATCAGGCAATATTAGTGCCGCTCTTGGCAGTCTGAATGCTTTCGCAGCTCAGGCTGGGGGGAATGGGGGAGCCGTTACCCTGACTGCCAGGAACGATCTTACAACCGGAACGATTCGGACGTATGGCGGTAGTTTGGGAGGCGGAGGGGCAATTCGCTTTACAGGTGACGGTTCCGTGCTGGTGACTCCTGATGCGATTCTGGATACCAGCACCTTTGGGCCGGGAGCCGCCGGAAATATTACGATCGCGGGTCAATCCTTCACCTTGGGGAGCAATACATTAGTCTATGCCAATAGCTCAGGGACGGGGAATTCCGGCAATATTGAGATTCAGGCGGCGGCAACAGGAAGCATCACGATCGCCAGCGGCAGTCAGGTACAAACAGCCGTCGCAGCCAGTGGTACGGGAGCAGCCGGAAGCATTGATTTCACGGCTGGATCCATTACCTTACAACCCAATTCTGGCCTGTTCACCAGCGTAGATGGCGGAGATGGAGCGGGAGGAAATGTTACCCTGACTGCTCTGAATGGGACGATCGCTGCAACCAACAGCATCATTGATACCACCACCTCTGGAGCGGGCAGCGCAGGGAATGTCAGCCTGACGGCTAATGGTATTGGGCTGGTTGACTCGACGATCAACGCGGCGGCCTTTGGCCCTGGCCGGAACGGCAATATCTCAGTCAGCGCAACCCATAACGGAACTGTGTACTTATCGGGGGGGAGCTTTTATGCCGACACCTTCCCCGCCAATCCTGGCAATGGGGGCGACATTACGATTCAGGGCGGCAATGTCACCCTCAACAATTTCCAACTGCAAGCCCCCAATCGGGGCGCGGTCAATGGCCGCAACATTACCATCGATGCCACTCAACAAGTGTCTTTAGAAAATGGCAGTATTCTCCGCACCTCCGTGGAAGATACCGGAACAGGATGGGGCGGCACGATCGCGATACGCGGCGCATCCATTGACCTGTCTGGGAATAGTGTCATTGATGCAACAACCGCCAGCGCATCCAGCACAGGCATTGGCGGTAATGTCTCCCTGACCGCCAGCGATCGTCTGTCATTGAGCCAGGGCAGTCAAGTAACAACCACTGTCAAACCGGGCGGAGCCGCTGCGGGGGGCAATATTATCCTGTCGGGTAGAACTATTAATCTGGACGGGGTCAGGGTTGATGCAGATACCTTTGGCACGGGATCGGGAGGTAATATTCAGTTAACCGGGCCATCTATTTCCCTGGTGAATGGGTCAGAGGTAAATGCCAAAACCTTCAGTGCGGGTTCAGGCGGAAATGTCACAGTCAATGCCAGGAATGGTTCCTTGCTAGTGACCAATGCCAGCAAGATCAGTACGACGGCTGAAGGTGCAGCAGGCCAGGGCGGCGAAATTACAGTCGATGTTGATCGCTTGAATTTGCTAAATGGTGGGCAACTGGTTAGTTCTACCAGTGGAGCCGGAGCAGCAGGCAGTATTACAATCAACGCCACTCAGGGCATAACGGTATCCGGAAGGAATGGAGCCTCCAGCAGTGGCCTGTTTGCCCAATCGACAGGTAGCGGGGCAGCGGGGAACTTAACCCTGACGACACCGAATCTTCTGGTACAGGATGGAGCTGAAATTTCCGTAGCGACTCAAAGCAGTGGCGCAGCAGGACGACTAACCGTCAGTACACAACAGCTACGAGTGCTCAGTCATGCGGAAATCTCGGCCTCCACAGAAGCAGAGGGACGGGGCGGCATCTTAACGGTGAATGCATCTGACTCGGTCTTGCTAGACAACGGTGGGCGACTGGCCGCTCGATCCGCTGGCAGTGGAGCCGCTGGTAGTCTGACGATCGCCGCCGATCGCTTCCAGGTACAAACCGGTGCCCAGGCTACCGTCAGCAGTTCCGGTTCAGGGAATGCCGGAAATTTGGACATCGCAGCCCGCTCCGTCATGCTCGATCGGGGGGGGCGATTAGCCGCAGATACGGTCGATGGCAATGGCGGCAATATTCAACTTGCGGTCAGAGAAGATCTGACAATTCGTAATGGAGCCGAGATCTCAACTGCCTCTACAGGTAGGGGAAACGCAGGACAGATCGGCATCCGGGCTAATTCCCTGTTGCTCAATGACGGGGGCAGAATTGTTAGCCGCAGCACCGCTCAAGGAAACGCTGGCTCCATTACCATCAACTTGCGCGATCGCCTGCGGCTGAGTGCTGGGGAAATTGCTGCCTCCTCAGCGCAGGGCGGCGGCGGACGCATTGACATTACTGCACGCGACATTTTGCTCACAAACAGCAGTCTGATTAGCAGCAGCGTCTCCGATGGTAGCGGTGGTGGCGGTAATATTAGCATTCGGGCTAGTAAGATTTTTCTAGCCTTTGAAGACAGTGACATTCTCGCCAATTCCCAGTTTGGGGATGGAGGCACGATTACGATCGGCGCACCCGTATTTATTGCCGATTTGTTTGCCACAGTGGGTCGCAATCCAGGGCGAGACTTTTCTCGGTTTCGGGGCAATGGCCGCGTCGATATTTCAGCCTCCTCCGTCTCCGGCATGAGTGGAACGGTGCGGATCCCGGACATCAGCTTTATCCAGTATTCCCTCAACGCTCTTCCCGAAGACTTTGTCAACTCCGACCAGATTGTTGCAGGAAGTTGCCTGACTCGTCGGAATGCTCAGCGGGGGAGTTTCGTCGTTACTGGCACCGGGGGATTAGCCCGTAGTCCCTATTCGCAAATGACTGGCCGTTATGATATCGCCCCCGTCCAACCTGTTACCTCCCCTGCTTCTTCCAGTAGAGGCCCGATGAATCACGTTTCTCCATCCCCATCTGCCCCATCTCCCCAAACTCCCTATCTGGCCTGGAAACCTGGAGATCCGATTCAGGAGGCCCAGGGATTGATCACCACTCCGGATGGCCGGGTCGTTCTGGGTACTGCTCCCCAACTGACCGCCATAATGCAGGCTCAGGATCTGGTCTGTGACTTTGACTCGTCCACCCGCAAGTGA
- a CDS encoding CHAT domain-containing protein codes for MAQIGYCWFRRIVLFLLGLSVCLCLHGMGNRLVFPPAIAQSPSLPRSTDAGWQRYQAGQFLEAIALWEQTLPTLTQPQERAVLYTNLGQAYRQVGRLDRAIAQWEAAINLYQANQTAENRQAIPRLLTEQAQAYSDLGQHPVAIERATTAIAQAQKNQDSVTAAAALGALGNAQWALGNYEEALTAHQKSLTLACQSDRPDFIATALNNLGNVFVSRAERFRYQASTASLEGDSSAEAQLIQFADRDVRIALAAYQQSAKQTAMGGNGSLQAQALLNLNRLLKDLPANSAIPSFPELTCPQLNFSALFTAAQTAASASQPPVRATQTPDPKAVAAPTIPNSTRRSLNTSQILARLEAEPASRDKAYGYINLANTMLSEIAASQGSGTPLSGNSQNPPKVAQEQVQTLLDQALTVARKINDARAESFALGTLGRLYEQMGQLERSMELTRQAQRAAEGVNAADSLYRWQWQIGRLLKATGQPERAIAAYKQAIATLQTIRSDLILANQDLQFDFRDSVEPVYRELIGLLLETDSSPISSTPTLYASTPPPPVPNLEKVLNILELLKLAELQNFFGDDCVQAAKEETAKEQPGLGRKGQSSTVKAMAQAIDPQAAVIYSIVLEDRTYMLLQLPNGSLKKYPVLLEQKGQPIPASRERLQAAINQLRALLEKRSTEEYLAAARLIYDALLRPLAADLQAAKPSTLVFINDGVLRKVPMAALHDGQQFLIQKYPLATTPSLSLTSRRPFNRSNLRALVMGLTLEQPPFAALPNVKTEVIEVQGIVGGTQLIDREFTLNRMQERLKNNSYPIIHMATHGKFGPDAANTFLLSYSDRITIDQLDELLRTRSGDQTVELLTLSACQTAAGDDRAALGIAGVAVRAGVKSAIATLWFINDEATVPLIEEFYTQLLKPGTTKAEALQRAQVKLIGDLQYNHPAVWSPFILIGNWM; via the coding sequence ATGGCCCAGATCGGTTACTGCTGGTTTCGCCGGATTGTCTTATTTCTGCTGGGACTGAGTGTTTGCCTGTGTCTACACGGAATGGGAAACAGGCTGGTATTTCCTCCTGCGATCGCCCAGTCTCCTTCCCTACCTCGCTCAACGGATGCAGGATGGCAGCGCTATCAAGCGGGTCAGTTTTTAGAGGCGATCGCCCTCTGGGAGCAAACTCTTCCTACCCTCACCCAGCCTCAAGAACGGGCCGTGCTGTATACCAACCTGGGACAAGCCTACCGACAAGTGGGCCGTTTAGATCGGGCGATCGCGCAGTGGGAAGCCGCGATCAACCTTTATCAGGCCAATCAAACGGCGGAAAATCGTCAGGCCATTCCTCGCCTGTTGACCGAACAGGCCCAGGCCTACAGCGATTTGGGTCAGCATCCGGTGGCGATCGAACGGGCCACCACGGCGATCGCTCAGGCGCAGAAAAACCAGGATTCTGTCACTGCAGCCGCAGCACTGGGGGCACTGGGTAATGCTCAGTGGGCTTTAGGAAATTATGAGGAGGCATTAACCGCTCACCAAAAAAGCCTGACCCTGGCCTGCCAGAGCGATCGCCCAGATTTCATTGCAACTGCGCTGAATAACTTAGGCAATGTCTTCGTCAGTCGGGCAGAACGGTTTCGCTACCAGGCCAGCACCGCCAGTCTGGAAGGAGATAGTTCAGCAGAAGCCCAACTGATCCAGTTTGCCGATCGGGATGTAAGGATTGCGCTGGCCGCTTATCAGCAAAGTGCCAAACAAACAGCGATGGGCGGAAATGGATCGCTGCAAGCCCAGGCTCTACTGAATCTCAACCGCCTATTAAAAGACCTGCCAGCGAACTCTGCCATTCCCTCCTTTCCAGAATTAACCTGTCCCCAGTTGAACTTCTCCGCCCTATTCACAGCAGCCCAAACAGCGGCCTCTGCTTCTCAACCTCCGGTTCGAGCTACCCAAACGCCAGATCCCAAAGCGGTGGCAGCGCCAACTATCCCGAACTCAACCAGACGATCGCTGAACACCTCCCAGATTCTTGCCCGGTTAGAGGCAGAACCCGCCTCCCGCGATAAAGCCTACGGATACATCAATCTGGCTAATACCATGCTCTCTGAGATCGCTGCAAGCCAGGGATCGGGAACCCCGTTATCTGGGAATAGCCAGAATCCACCAAAGGTCGCCCAGGAACAGGTGCAAACCCTGCTCGATCAAGCCCTCACCGTCGCCCGCAAGATTAACGATGCCAGAGCAGAATCCTTTGCTTTGGGAACCTTAGGACGACTGTATGAACAAATGGGGCAATTGGAACGATCAATGGAATTAACCCGTCAGGCTCAGAGGGCTGCTGAAGGAGTCAACGCCGCCGATAGCCTGTACCGCTGGCAGTGGCAGATTGGGCGATTGCTGAAAGCTACCGGACAGCCAGAACGAGCGATCGCGGCCTACAAGCAGGCGATCGCCACCCTCCAAACCATCCGCAGTGACCTCATTCTCGCCAACCAGGATCTGCAATTCGACTTTCGCGATTCCGTTGAACCCGTCTACCGCGAACTCATTGGGCTTTTACTGGAAACAGATTCCTCCCCCATTTCCTCCACCCCTACCCTCTACGCCTCCACTCCCCCACCCCCAGTTCCCAACCTGGAAAAAGTCCTCAATATCCTGGAATTGCTGAAACTAGCTGAACTACAAAACTTCTTTGGCGACGACTGTGTGCAGGCGGCAAAAGAAGAGACGGCCAAAGAACAGCCTGGCCTGGGCAGAAAAGGGCAATCCAGTACGGTCAAAGCGATGGCTCAAGCGATCGATCCCCAGGCGGCGGTCATTTATTCGATCGTGCTAGAAGACCGGACTTATATGCTGCTGCAACTTCCCAACGGATCGCTGAAAAAGTATCCTGTTTTGCTAGAGCAAAAGGGCCAGCCCATTCCCGCCAGCCGAGAACGCCTGCAAGCCGCAATTAACCAATTAAGAGCCTTACTGGAAAAGCGCTCTACCGAAGAATATCTGGCGGCTGCTCGACTCATTTATGATGCCTTGCTGCGTCCGTTAGCAGCCGATTTACAGGCCGCCAAACCTTCCACTCTGGTGTTTATTAACGATGGGGTATTGCGGAAGGTGCCCATGGCCGCCCTGCATGATGGCCAGCAGTTTTTAATTCAAAAATATCCCTTAGCAACGACTCCCAGCCTGAGTTTGACCAGTCGCCGTCCGTTCAACCGCTCCAACTTGAGAGCACTGGTGATGGGGCTAACGCTGGAACAGCCTCCCTTCGCGGCTCTGCCCAATGTCAAAACCGAGGTGATTGAAGTGCAAGGAATTGTGGGAGGTACCCAGCTCATCGATCGAGAGTTCACCTTAAACCGGATGCAGGAACGGTTGAAGAACAACAGTTACCCGATCATTCACATGGCAACCCATGGAAAATTTGGGCCAGATGCGGCGAATACCTTCCTGCTCAGCTACAGCGATCGCATCACGATTGATCAACTTGACGAACTCTTGCGAACTCGATCGGGCGATCAAACCGTTGAACTTCTCACCCTCAGCGCCTGCCAGACCGCTGCCGGAGACGATCGCGCCGCTCTGGGAATTGCCGGAGTCGCAGTACGGGCTGGCGTGAAAAGTGCGATCGCCACCCTCTGGTTCATCAACGATGAAGCCACCGTGCCCCTGATTGAGGAGTTTTATACCCAGTTGTTGAAACCCGGAACCACCAAAGCCGAAGCCTTACAACGGGCACAGGTGAAATTAATCGGCGATCTCCAGTACAACCATCCCGCCGTCTGGTCACCGTTTATCTTGATTGGCAATTGGATGTAG